One segment of Paenibacillus sp. FSL R7-0337 DNA contains the following:
- a CDS encoding rhomboid family intramembrane serine protease: protein MIFIRYEKWRSYLRYYPVTCALILANVVMFIVLSLNGGSTNLYTLVKYGATVNVGPEKDELWRYAAAMFLHNGFAHLFFNSFSLLVFAPPLERLMGWWRYALLYLGGGFIANLLGVVVSSRGTVEIGIVSVGASGAIYAVYGAFLYIALFQRAMMDEGSRKTLYGLLMMGIITSFAAPNINYMAHIGGLIAGFFIYGLIIRVFKRNRR from the coding sequence ATGATTTTTATAAGGTATGAGAAGTGGAGAAGTTATCTCCGGTATTACCCTGTAACCTGTGCGCTGATTCTGGCCAACGTGGTTATGTTCATCGTGCTGTCCCTGAATGGCGGCTCTACCAACCTGTACACGCTTGTGAAGTATGGGGCTACAGTCAATGTGGGTCCTGAGAAGGATGAGCTGTGGCGCTACGCCGCGGCGATGTTCCTGCATAACGGCTTCGCCCATTTGTTCTTCAACAGCTTCTCGCTGCTTGTGTTCGCCCCGCCGCTGGAGCGGTTAATGGGCTGGTGGCGGTATGCGCTGTTGTATCTGGGCGGCGGCTTCATTGCTAATCTGCTTGGGGTTGTTGTTAGCAGCCGCGGGACTGTGGAGATTGGGATTGTCTCTGTAGGGGCCTCGGGAGCGATCTACGCCGTCTATGGCGCGTTCCTCTATATTGCATTGTTCCAAAGGGCAATGATGGATGAGGGCTCGCGCAAGACGCTTTACGGACTTCTGATGATGGGGATTATCACGTCCTTTGCTGCTCCAAATATCAACTATATGGCTCATATCGGCGGCTTGATCGCCGGATTCTTCATTTATGGGCTAATCATCCGTGTATTCAAACGAAACCGGCGATAA
- the tpx gene encoding thiol peroxidase, which translates to MTQERTGVATFKGNPITLVGPQLKAGDPAPQFTVSKNLLEDVTLTDYAGKIKLISVVPSLDTGVCDAQTRRFNSEAAGLGDDVVILTISTDLPFAQARWCGAAGIDSVITLSDHKETSFGQAYGVLIKEFRLDMRSIFVVDKQGTLAYVEYLGEMAEHPDYEAAISAVKALL; encoded by the coding sequence ATGACGCAAGAAAGAACAGGCGTAGCCACATTTAAGGGCAACCCCATCACTCTGGTAGGCCCGCAGCTGAAAGCCGGAGATCCCGCGCCGCAATTCACGGTTAGCAAGAATCTCCTGGAAGATGTTACTCTTACAGATTACGCTGGCAAAATCAAGCTGATCAGCGTTGTACCTTCCCTGGATACCGGTGTGTGCGATGCGCAGACCCGCCGCTTCAACAGCGAGGCTGCCGGTCTTGGCGATGATGTAGTCATCCTCACCATCAGCACTGACCTTCCTTTTGCCCAGGCCCGCTGGTGCGGCGCCGCAGGCATCGACAGTGTAATCACCCTGTCCGACCACAAGGAGACTTCCTTTGGACAAGCCTACGGCGTCCTGATCAAGGAATTCCGACTCGATATGCGCTCCATCTTCGTTGTAGACAAGCAAGGCACTTTGGCTTATGTCGAGTATCTCGGTGAAATGGCTGAGCACCCGGACTACGAAGCGGCAATTTCCGCAGTTAAGGCTCTACTGTAA
- a CDS encoding LysR family transcriptional regulator, translating into MELRQLQYFLKVAQKEHVTRAAEELHVAQSAVSRQIHQLEQELGVDLFMQKGRNLQLTPVGQLFCKRVESVLNELDRSVAEVHEFLDPERGEIRIGFPHSLGTHLIPSIVAEFRSHYPHVKFRFKQGAYPSLIKDVISGEVDLAFISPFPENVGHVAGDVVMTEELFAILPQNHPLASEKVIRLEQLREEKFVLFSQGYSLRPIVWQACLAAGFKPQIAFEGGETDTIRGLVAAGMGVSLLPEMALYQTNPMQPAQVRVVEPTITRTVGLIHRAEGKLPLVAQSFRNFLLTYFKDRHTDNTPVGS; encoded by the coding sequence GTGGAGCTTAGACAGCTGCAGTATTTTCTGAAGGTTGCCCAGAAGGAACATGTTACCAGAGCGGCGGAGGAGCTGCATGTCGCACAATCTGCGGTGAGCCGCCAGATTCATCAGCTGGAGCAGGAGCTGGGGGTGGATCTGTTCATGCAGAAGGGGAGAAACCTGCAGCTTACGCCTGTCGGACAGCTCTTTTGCAAAAGAGTGGAGTCGGTGCTGAATGAACTCGACCGGTCGGTGGCGGAGGTGCATGAATTCCTTGACCCGGAGCGCGGCGAGATTCGCATCGGCTTCCCGCACAGTCTCGGAACACATCTGATTCCTTCAATTGTGGCGGAGTTCCGCAGTCATTATCCCCATGTGAAATTCCGCTTCAAGCAGGGGGCCTATCCTTCCTTAATCAAGGATGTTATCTCTGGAGAGGTGGATCTGGCATTCATCTCGCCGTTCCCCGAGAATGTGGGGCATGTGGCCGGAGATGTCGTCATGACCGAGGAATTGTTCGCCATTCTGCCGCAGAATCATCCGCTTGCCAGCGAAAAAGTGATCCGGCTGGAGCAGCTGCGGGAAGAGAAGTTCGTATTATTCAGCCAAGGCTACTCGCTGCGGCCGATTGTGTGGCAGGCCTGCCTTGCGGCAGGGTTTAAGCCGCAGATTGCTTTTGAGGGCGGGGAGACCGATACGATCCGCGGTCTGGTAGCCGCCGGGATGGGGGTAAGCCTGCTGCCGGAGATGGCGCTCTACCAGACCAACCCGATGCAGCCTGCGCAGGTCCGGGTGGTGGAGCCTACGATTACCAGAACCGTCGGGCTGATTCACCGGGCAGAAGGCAAGCTGCCGCTGGT
- a CDS encoding DUF1499 domain-containing protein, giving the protein MSLKRTLVGLFRSHDGTSDRAKDPTLKTRYYNLSRDKAWDEVSATLKKIPGYKVLHEVQSVGEITLEKRTALGRSLDITVSVLSTTPVRCAVDIYSASRGSLGDLGANYRVIQRLYQSLDKKLGKYKVD; this is encoded by the coding sequence TTGTCGTTGAAAAGAACCTTGGTCGGTTTATTTCGCAGTCATGACGGAACAAGCGACCGTGCCAAAGATCCGACACTTAAAACGCGTTATTACAATCTTTCAAGAGACAAGGCGTGGGATGAAGTATCCGCAACGCTGAAGAAAATTCCTGGATATAAGGTCTTGCATGAAGTACAATCTGTAGGGGAGATTACCCTAGAGAAAAGAACGGCGTTAGGCCGCTCGCTGGATATTACCGTATCTGTGCTAAGCACCACGCCCGTACGCTGTGCCGTAGATATATATTCAGCATCCAGAGGGTCGCTTGGAGATCTGGGTGCCAATTACCGTGTCATTCAACGTTTGTATCAGTCTCTGGATAAGAAGCTAGGCAAATATAAGGTAGATTAA
- a CDS encoding DUF624 domain-containing protein → MEFKGAMGGIYRITEWISRIAFSNILWALCSIPFLFAGIMKILMLGSEAGGPNEQIMLNWVLGVFAPFTVFPATSALFTVVRKWVMGNTDVSTFRTFFQGYKENYLKSMLGGLIYTLLFVVMYVDVTVYMTQMPNFKIVGILMLVLMIILFVSMFNFFSIVVHYQMTFKEVVTNSILLTIARPIRVFSTLIGSGVLLYIGLRYPVLYVICIPTLIAMLAFFNFFATYNKLQLQVEKKKLAEEQAALEAAENEGLASDDEDDDDEDEDEDEDDRDKNTGKDFKRT, encoded by the coding sequence TTGGAGTTTAAAGGAGCAATGGGCGGTATATACCGCATCACGGAATGGATCTCACGCATCGCCTTCAGCAATATTTTATGGGCATTGTGTTCGATACCGTTCCTGTTCGCAGGAATTATGAAGATCCTCATGCTGGGTTCAGAAGCAGGCGGGCCGAATGAGCAGATTATGCTGAACTGGGTACTTGGTGTATTCGCGCCATTCACTGTATTTCCGGCGACGTCGGCGTTATTTACAGTGGTGCGCAAATGGGTAATGGGCAATACTGATGTAAGTACATTCCGCACTTTTTTTCAGGGGTACAAAGAGAATTATCTGAAAAGCATGCTGGGAGGGCTTATCTACACCCTGCTGTTTGTCGTGATGTACGTTGATGTGACCGTATACATGACGCAAATGCCGAATTTCAAGATCGTCGGTATCCTGATGCTGGTGCTGATGATTATTTTGTTCGTATCGATGTTTAACTTCTTCTCCATCGTGGTTCACTACCAGATGACGTTCAAGGAAGTGGTAACCAATTCGATTCTGCTCACGATCGCCCGGCCGATCCGTGTGTTCTCGACGTTGATTGGTTCTGGCGTTCTTCTCTATATAGGTCTGCGGTATCCGGTTCTCTACGTGATTTGTATTCCTACGCTGATTGCTATGCTCGCCTTCTTTAATTTCTTCGCTACATACAATAAGCTGCAACTGCAAGTGGAGAAGAAGAAGCTGGCTGAAGAGCAGGCCGCGCTGGAAGCGGCAGAGAATGAAGGTCTTGCGTCCGACGACGAGGATGATGACGATGAAGACGAAGACGAGGATGAAGACGACAGAGACAAGAATACCGGTAAGGATTTCAAGCGGACTTAA